The stretch of DNA CTTAGGCCTTCTTCCAGCGCAGAATCGGCTGGCGGGCGGCCTTGGTCTCGTCGAGGCGGCCGACCGGCGTCGTGTGCGGCGCGGTCTTGACCTTCTCGGGATCCTTGTCCGCTTCGGCGGCGATTTCCTTGAGCGTCTCGATGAACCGGTCGAGGGTCTCCTTGCTCTCGGTCTCGGTCGGCTCGATCATCAGAGCCTCGTCGACGATTTGCGGGAAGTAGACCGTCGGCGGATGGACGCCGTAGTCCAGGAGCCGCTTGGCGATGTCGAGAGTCTTGACCCCGTTCTTCTCCTTCTGCCACTTGCCGGAGGCCACGAACTCGTGCTTGCAGATGCGGTCGTACTTCATCCAGTAGTACTTCTTGATGTTCGCCATGATGTAGTTGGCGTTGAGGACCGCGTCCTGGCTGGCCGCCTTGAGCCCGTCCGGACCCATCGCCCGGATGTAGGTGTAGGCCTTGACGATGACCCCGAAGTTGCCGTAGAAGGTCTTCGTCTTGCCGATCGACTGCGGGTGGTTGTAATCAAGGGAGTACTTCTGGCCGTCGAACTCCACCGTCGGCGTGGGCAGGAAGGGGACGAGCTCCTTCTTGACGCCCACCGGACCCGACCCCGGGCCGCCGCCGCCGTGCGGGGTGGCGAAGGTCTTGTGGAGGTTGAGGTGGCACACGTCGAAGCCGGCGTCGCCCGGGCGGGCGTAGCCCATGATCGCGTTGGTGTTGGCCCCGTCGTAGTAGAGGAGGCCGCCGGCCTTGTGGACCAGGTCGGCGATGACGTGGATGTTCTCGTCGAACAACCCGAGGGTGTTCGGGTTGGTCAGCATCAGGGCCGCGACCTGGTCGTCGAGGACCGACTTCAGGGACTCGAGGTCGACCCCGCCGCGCTCGTTCGAGTGGACCTGGACGATCTCATAGCCGACCATGGCCGAGGTCGCCGGGTTGGTGCCGTGGGCCGAGTCGGGGACGATGACCTTGGTCTTCTTGTGGCCCTTGGCTTCGTGGTAGGCCCGGATGATCTGGATCCCGGTGAACTCGCCGTGGGCGCCGGCCGCCGGCTGCAGGGTGACCCGGTCGAAACCGCTGATCTCGGCCAGGTACTTCTCCATGTCATAGAGCAGCTTGAGGCAACCCTGGACGAGCTCGTCCGGCCCGTAGGGATGGACGTCGTTGAACCCGGGGAGGGCGACCACCCGCTCGTTGATCTTCGGGTTGTACTTCATCGTGCACGAGCCGAGGGGATAGAAGTCGACGTCGACGCCGTGCTGGATGCGGGACATCCGAACGAAGTGCCGGACCACGTCGATCTCGCTGACCTCCGGGAGGTCGGGGCCTTCGGCCCGGGTCATGCCCGCCGGGAGCAGCTTGGCATCGTCTTCCCGCGGGACGTCGAGGGCCGGCAGAGAATAGGCCGTGCGGCCCTTCCGGCTCATCTCGAAGATGAGGGGTTCAGTGCTCACTTAAGTCCCCCCAATCCCGCCGCGAGGGCGTCGATTTGGTCCTTCGTCCGCAGTTCGGTGACGGCGACGAGGAGGTGATTCTTGTAGGCCGGATAGAACCGACCCAGGTCGAGGCCGGGGAGAATGTTCTTCTTCATCATCTCGGCGGTAATCTTCTCCGGGGCGACCGGGGTCTTGACCGCGAACTCGTTGAAGAACGGGGCCTTGAAGGCCAGCTCGTAACCCTTCTGCGCGGCGATCTGCTTGGCCGCGTAGTGGGCCTTCTGCAGGCAGAGCTCGGCCACGTCGTGCAGCCCCTGCTTACCCATGGTCACCAGGTAGACCAAGGCGGCCAGGGCGTTGAGGGCCTCGTTGGAGCAAATGTTCGAGGTCGCCTTCTCGCGGCGGATGTGCTGCTCACGGGTCTGGAGGGTGAGGACCCAGGCCCGCTGGCCGCGGACGTCGGTGGTCTGGCCGATGATCCGCCCGGCCATCCGGCGGACGTACTTCTCCTTGCAGGCGAAGAAGCCGAGGTACGGGCCGCCGAAAGCCATCGTGTTGCCGAGGGGCTGGCCCTCGCCACAAACGATGTCGGCGCCGTAATCGCCCGGCGCTTTCAGGACGCCTAGGGAGATCGGGTTGACCGAGGTGACGTACAGGGCGCCCTTGGCGTGGGCGACCTTCTCGATCTCCTCGACCGGCTCGAGGCACCCGAAGAAGTTCGGGTTGGCCACGATCACCCCGGCCGTCCTATCGGTGACCAGGGAGGCGAGCTTGTCCGGGTTGGTCTGGCCGCCCTCGGTCGGAGCGACGATGACCTTGACGTCCTGGCCCTGGATGTAGGTCGCCAGGACGGCCCGGTATTCCGGATGGACGGCTTCAGAGACGACGATCTCCTTGCGGCCGGTGACGGCGCAGGCCATCAGGGCCGCTTCGGCCACGGCGGTGCCGCCATCGTACATCGAGGCCTGAGCGACGTCCATCCCGGTGATCTGGCAGATGACCGTCTGGTACTCGAAGATCGACTGAAGCACGCCCTGGCTGACTTCGGGCTGGTACGGGGTGTAGGCGGTGTAGAACTCATTCCGAGCCAGGACCATCGGGACAGTGCTCGGAACGAAGTGGTCGTAGACCCCGCCTCCCAGGAAGCAGGCGTATTTGTCGGTGGTGCCGTTGGAGGCGGCCAGCTTGGAAAGGTGCGCGAGGAGCTCCGGCTCGGAGAGGGCCGCCGGCAGCTTCATCTGTCCCTTGAATTTGACCTCGGCCGGGATGTCGGCGAAGAGGTCTTCAATGGACCGCACACCGATGGACGCCAACATCTCACGGCGGTCTTCTTCGGTGTTCGGCAGGTACTTCATGTTAGGACTCCTCTTAGTGATGATGCTCCGCCTTGGCCTCGTAATCTTCGTAGGCCACGACGTCCATCAGGTTGTCGAGATCCTTCGGGTTGGTCAGTTCGATGACCATGATCCAGCCCTCGCCGTGCGGATCCCGGTTGATCAGGGCCGGATCCTCGGCGAGCTTCTCGTTGACCTTGACGACCTTGCCGGCGGCCGGGCAGTAGCAGTCGGAGACGGCCTTGACCGACTCGACCACGGCGAAGACGTCGTTCTGCTTGAATTCCTTGCCGATCGGGGGGAGCTCGACGAAGACGATGTCGCCCAACGCGTCCTGGGCGTAGCTGGTCAGGCCGACGGTGCCCTGCTTGCCGCTGACCTTAATGAACTCATGGGACTTGGTGTACTTGAAATCCTTCGGATACGCCACTTTCAGTTGCCCTCCTTGGCGCCTCGGGGCGCCGGGATATAGCGGACTCTGGGCCGGTTACTTCTTCCTCTTGTAGAACGGGGTCTTGACGATCCGCGCCTTAAGCGGCTTGCCGCGGACGATGACGTCGAACTCGTTGCCGATCTTCGCCTCGGCCACGGGGACGAAGGCGTTGCCGATGTTCTTGTTGAGGGTCGGCGCGAAGGAGCCGGTGGTGACGTAGCCGATTTCCTTGCCGTTCTTGGCGACCGGGTAGTTGTGCCGCGGGATCCCCCGGTCGACCATCTCAAACCCGACGAGCTTCTTCGGGAGTCCTTCGGCGACCTGCTTCTTCAGGGCTTCCTGGCCGATGAAAGGCGTCGGCTTGTCGACGCTGACGAAGCGGCCCAGGCCGGCCTCCAGTGGGCTGGTGTTCTGGTCCAGCTCCTGGCCGTAGAGGGGCATTGAAGCCTCGAAGCGGAGGGTGTCGCGGGCGCCGAGGCCGATGGGCTTGATCCCGAACTCTTTGCCGGCCTCCATGATCGCTTCCCAGAGCTTGTTGGCGTTCGCCGGATCGCAGAAGACCTCGAAGCCGTCCTCGCCGGTGTAACCGGTGCGCGAGATGATGCAATTGGGGATGCCGGCGACCTCGACCTTGCGGACGGCGTGGTAGTAGCCGAGCTTGGAGAGGTCGACCTTGGTCAGCTTCTGCATGGTGGCCGGGGCCAGGGGGCCCTGGAGGGCCAGCTCGGCGGTGTCGGCCGAGAGGTCGGTCACCTTGACCTTGGGGAACTCCTGGGCCAACTTCTGCATCCAAGCGACATCCTTGGCCGCGTTGGAGGCGTTGATGACCAGGAAGTAGTCGGTCGGGCCCCACTTCGTGACCATCAGGTCATCGACGGTGCCGCCGTTCGGGTAGAGCATGTGGGTGTAGAAGACCTGACCCTCTTCCATCGGGGTGAGGTCCCGCGAGACCAGCTTCTGCAGAAACGCAAGAGCCTGCTCACCAACGACCGTGGCCTCGCCCATGTGCGAAACGTCGAACAGACCAACCTTTTCCCGGACCTGCTTGTGCTCTTCCAGAATCCCCGAGAACTGGACCGATAACGCCCAGCCGCCGAAATCGACGACCTTGCCCCCGTACTTGAAGTGCATGTCGTAGTTGGGGGTTTTCCTGAGGTTATCCATATTGTCCAATCCTCACCTCCCTTTAAAGTTTGGGACGTTTGCCGGGACTGAACCTTGCCTTTGCGAAACTTGCAACCCCGTAGGGTACAAGCCGATCGGATGTGGGTGCGGGGGCTTCAACCTCGGGTGGGGCGGGGCATCGGTCGCCGATGCCTTCGCGGCCATGGGGCGCGTCGCGGCGGCCCACGCCGGCGCTCGGGCCGAACGTAACATGCCCCCCCGGGGGGCGAAAAATAAACAGAGGGGACGCCTGACGTAGCGCTAGTCCCCTCTGTCCTGTGACCTGAGAGATTCCCCCGTCAAGGGGATACCCCGTTGGTGCCCGTGGAGCCGTCTTGTGGATTGGTGATCACGGCTGACCGTGGGCTCTCCAGAGTTGGGTCCGGACGACGGTACGTTTGCCTGAGAGTTTCATCGCCCCTTCGCTGTGGGCGGCTTGCTCCTTCGGCGACCCGGCTGGGCTGGGTTCGTTGCGCGTGGACCATCATCTAGCCGGGCTCTCTCCCGAAGCCATCATACCCATTATGCAGTTTTGGACAATGGCAATCTCCGCCCATGGGCGGCCTGACTACCAAATTGAATTATATTCCCATGGCGCGGGCCGAGTCAACGGGAAAATTGGGCGGGCGGGCGCAAGTTGGCTCAGTCTGGTCGCAGCAGACTCCGAAGTTGCACCATTGTCAGCCACGGCCTTCTCAAGTGCAGCATCCGATGACAGTTGGAACAGACTAGCGCGATGTCGTTGATGCTTACCTCATGAGGTCCCGGGACTTCCGAAACCGGCAAGGTGTGGTGGGCTTCTATGAAGCCATCGCCCACAGGTCCGTACCTG from Bacillota bacterium encodes:
- the gcvT gene encoding glycine cleavage system aminomethyltransferase GcvT — its product is MDNLRKTPNYDMHFKYGGKVVDFGGWALSVQFSGILEEHKQVREKVGLFDVSHMGEATVVGEQALAFLQKLVSRDLTPMEEGQVFYTHMLYPNGGTVDDLMVTKWGPTDYFLVINASNAAKDVAWMQKLAQEFPKVKVTDLSADTAELALQGPLAPATMQKLTKVDLSKLGYYHAVRKVEVAGIPNCIISRTGYTGEDGFEVFCDPANANKLWEAIMEAGKEFGIKPIGLGARDTLRFEASMPLYGQELDQNTSPLEAGLGRFVSVDKPTPFIGQEALKKQVAEGLPKKLVGFEMVDRGIPRHNYPVAKNGKEIGYVTTGSFAPTLNKNIGNAFVPVAEAKIGNEFDVIVRGKPLKARIVKTPFYKRKK
- the gcvH gene encoding glycine cleavage system protein GcvH; this encodes MAYPKDFKYTKSHEFIKVSGKQGTVGLTSYAQDALGDIVFVELPPIGKEFKQNDVFAVVESVKAVSDCYCPAAGKVVKVNEKLAEDPALINRDPHGEGWIMVIELTNPKDLDNLMDVVAYEDYEAKAEHHH
- the gcvPB gene encoding aminomethyl-transferring glycine dehydrogenase subunit GcvPB, which gives rise to MSRKGRTAYSLPALDVPREDDAKLLPAGMTRAEGPDLPEVSEIDVVRHFVRMSRIQHGVDVDFYPLGSCTMKYNPKINERVVALPGFNDVHPYGPDELVQGCLKLLYDMEKYLAEISGFDRVTLQPAAGAHGEFTGIQIIRAYHEAKGHKKTKVIVPDSAHGTNPATSAMVGYEIVQVHSNERGGVDLESLKSVLDDQVAALMLTNPNTLGLFDENIHVIADLVHKAGGLLYYDGANTNAIMGYARPGDAGFDVCHLNLHKTFATPHGGGGPGSGPVGVKKELVPFLPTPTVEFDGQKYSLDYNHPQSIGKTKTFYGNFGVIVKAYTYIRAMGPDGLKAASQDAVLNANYIMANIKKYYWMKYDRICKHEFVASGKWQKEKNGVKTLDIAKRLLDYGVHPPTVYFPQIVDEALMIEPTETESKETLDRFIETLKEIAAEADKDPEKVKTAPHTTPVGRLDETKAARQPILRWKKA
- the gcvPA gene encoding aminomethyl-transferring glycine dehydrogenase subunit GcvPA, whose translation is MKYLPNTEEDRREMLASIGVRSIEDLFADIPAEVKFKGQMKLPAALSEPELLAHLSKLAASNGTTDKYACFLGGGVYDHFVPSTVPMVLARNEFYTAYTPYQPEVSQGVLQSIFEYQTVICQITGMDVAQASMYDGGTAVAEAALMACAVTGRKEIVVSEAVHPEYRAVLATYIQGQDVKVIVAPTEGGQTNPDKLASLVTDRTAGVIVANPNFFGCLEPVEEIEKVAHAKGALYVTSVNPISLGVLKAPGDYGADIVCGEGQPLGNTMAFGGPYLGFFACKEKYVRRMAGRIIGQTTDVRGQRAWVLTLQTREQHIRREKATSNICSNEALNALAALVYLVTMGKQGLHDVAELCLQKAHYAAKQIAAQKGYELAFKAPFFNEFAVKTPVAPEKITAEMMKKNILPGLDLGRFYPAYKNHLLVAVTELRTKDQIDALAAGLGGLK